From one Salvelinus alpinus chromosome 14, SLU_Salpinus.1, whole genome shotgun sequence genomic stretch:
- the LOC139538782 gene encoding uncharacterized protein: protein MPDLSSVTQDLFKLISQSKKLPTAVVQPHYIPSILHTATGKNRAQSLPSRAVSGYGVSLLSGLCQAMVSESLPSRAVSGHGDKKYSKLRETDSSVQSQPGHSEDQQCHRNVFWDSVASGDNAGPAGFLMEELKRITGVGTKAPMFFLCLTELKRLEHVQGVGTSAMYKILSQAHT, encoded by the exons ATGCCGGACCTAAGCTCTGTCACACAGGACCTTTTTAAG CTCATTTCCCAGAGCAAGAAACTCCCCACAGCAGTAGTTCAGCCACACTACATACCTTCAATCCTCCACACAGCAACAGGGAAGAACAG GGCCCAAAGTCTTCCCTCCAGGGCGGTGTCTGGCTATGGTGTCAGTCTTCTCTCAGGGCTGTGTCAGGCCATGGTGTCAGAAAGTCTTCCCTCCAGGGCGGTGTCTGGCCATGGTGACAAGAAGTATTCCAAGTTACGTGAGACagattcctctgtccagtctcaaccaGGCCATTCAGAAGATCAACAGTGCCACAGAAATGTATTTTGGGACTCTGTTGCCTCAGGTGATAATGCAGGCCCTGCAGGGTTTCTGATGGAGGAGCTGAAGAGGATCACGGGGGTGGGCACCAAAGCCCCCATGTTCTTCCTGTGTCTGACTGAGCTGAAGAGGCTGGAGCATGTGCAGGGAGTAGGTACCAGCGCCATGTATAAAATCCTGTCACAGGCGCATACCTGA